One window of Bacillus alkalicellulosilyticus genomic DNA carries:
- a CDS encoding M14 family metallopeptidase: MRKSSVKALIIFIVFLFVFVSITPQDIMASSGPIVNPKQTYNYSKMEKDIKALAKKYPDLITYKVIGKSEYGRNIYAVSLGKGNSTVSINGSHHAREWLTTNLNMYMIEQYARAYKKNTKMGDYHVKTILDNTTIWFVPMVNPDGVELQQKGLSAFPSKDHQALLKMNKGSRDFKRWKANAKGVDLNRQYNAGWKTIRNNAPSPNYENHKGTKPHSSAETKAMVAFTYEIDPEMVVSYHSSGEILFWNYLQTGSRYNRDHAYAKKIGSMTGYRLVYPGPNPSGGGMTDWFVDVFKRPGFTPELGRYAGPTHLPISAFDRVWKQNKYVGLYVAQEGHKLYKQRLPEIAKTEVTKAEKLVKSLTKYRTYSTVNDVTYSSQYKKEYNASQKQIDLANDKVKQLSKGTTKTALQNRLKEVKILQDRSTAAIKAIQGGDKLLVESNRLLTDISKTELTDELIKRRNTLSTNSAKQKDRIALVTGTNNRKIMREKYTIPTNAFIKKLDNPIARFNKLKAIDRLLQSNNLDEAQKELESLSKMARSKDSFLAKVEADLQKREQTLKARYEKLLEESQPQEEPVVEVLEEESLTESIEEDAIVNE, encoded by the coding sequence TTGAGAAAATCATCTGTAAAAGCACTTATTATTTTTATTGTGTTTCTATTTGTGTTTGTAAGTATTACACCGCAAGACATTATGGCATCATCAGGTCCGATTGTTAATCCAAAACAAACGTACAATTACAGCAAGATGGAAAAGGATATTAAAGCGTTAGCGAAAAAATATCCAGATTTGATTACGTACAAAGTTATTGGGAAAAGTGAGTATGGTAGAAATATTTATGCCGTTTCATTAGGGAAAGGAAATTCAACAGTTTCCATTAATGGTTCTCATCATGCGCGTGAATGGTTAACAACTAATTTAAATATGTACATGATAGAGCAATATGCAAGAGCCTATAAGAAAAATACTAAAATGGGAGACTACCACGTAAAAACAATCCTTGATAACACAACGATTTGGTTTGTACCAATGGTTAATCCTGATGGGGTAGAGTTACAGCAAAAGGGGTTATCTGCGTTTCCGAGTAAAGACCATCAAGCTTTACTTAAAATGAATAAGGGGAGTAGAGATTTTAAGAGGTGGAAGGCTAATGCCAAAGGCGTCGATCTTAATCGCCAGTACAATGCAGGGTGGAAAACAATAAGAAATAATGCCCCTTCACCAAACTATGAAAACCATAAAGGAACAAAACCTCATAGTTCAGCCGAAACAAAAGCCATGGTAGCATTTACGTATGAAATCGACCCAGAAATGGTGGTAAGCTATCATTCTAGTGGAGAGATTTTGTTTTGGAATTATTTACAAACAGGGAGTCGCTATAACCGAGATCATGCTTATGCCAAGAAAATCGGTAGTATGACAGGATATCGCCTTGTATATCCAGGTCCAAATCCTTCAGGTGGCGGAATGACAGATTGGTTTGTTGATGTTTTTAAACGTCCAGGGTTTACTCCAGAATTAGGGAGATATGCAGGTCCAACTCATCTTCCCATCTCTGCATTTGACAGAGTATGGAAGCAAAATAAATATGTAGGTCTATATGTGGCACAAGAAGGTCATAAACTCTATAAACAACGTCTACCAGAAATCGCGAAGACCGAGGTCACAAAGGCAGAAAAACTAGTCAAGAGTTTGACAAAGTATCGAACATACTCGACTGTGAACGATGTCACCTATAGTTCACAATATAAAAAAGAATATAACGCATCGCAAAAGCAGATTGACCTAGCAAATGACAAAGTGAAGCAGTTAAGTAAAGGCACAACTAAAACAGCGTTGCAAAATCGATTGAAAGAAGTAAAAATCCTTCAAGACCGTTCAACTGCAGCGATAAAGGCAATACAAGGCGGAGATAAACTTCTAGTTGAATCCAATAGACTACTTACTGACATCTCGAAAACAGAGTTAACGGATGAACTGATAAAACGCCGAAACACGTTATCTACTAATAGCGCGAAACAAAAAGACAGAATCGCTCTCGTTACGGGAACGAACAATCGCAAAATCATGAGAGAAAAATATACAATTCCTACAAATGCGTTTATTAAGAAGTTAGATAACCCGATTGCTAGATTTAATAAGTTAAAAGCAATTGACCGATTGCTACAATCGAATAACTTAGATGAGGCGCAAAAAGAATTGGAATCTCTATCGAAAATGGCACGGAGCAAGGATAGCTTCCTAGCCAAAGTAGAAGCGGACTTGCAAAAACGGGAACAAACGTTAAAAGCAAGATATGAGAAACTTCTAGAAGAAAGCCAACCTCAAGAGGAACCAGTAGTTGAGGTACTAGAAGAAGAAAGTTTGACTGAAAGTATTGAAGAAGACGCTATAGTCAATGAATAA
- a CDS encoding OFA family MFS transporter, translated as MERKIKNRWLIALAGVGIHISIGSIYAWSVFTNPLMNDLQWGLREVSLTFSIAILFLGLSAAFLGHFVERYGPRVSGTLSSFFFGIGIAGAGLAVQVESLLLLYLFYGVIAGIGLGVGYITPVSTLVKWFPDRRGLATGLAIMGFGFASMIASPIIARLIEAVGLSTTFYILGATYFVVIFSSAQYLAPPPKGWLPAGFKEAMQANTKKKADLSQLTANEAIKTKRFWMLWVMLFINITCGIALLSVASPMAQEIAGMTAVAAATMVGLIGVFNGLGRLGWATLSDYIGRPNTYTAFFAIQMVLFFILPNMTHFLLFQLVIFVIITCYGGGFSSIPAYIGDLFGTKQLGAIHGYMLTAWAAAGLIGPIFSAWVRETTGSYQGTLVIFASLFAIAFLVSIWIRYEIKNLQKQNQDKETNLELKVAK; from the coding sequence ATGGAGAGGAAAATAAAAAACAGATGGCTCATCGCTTTAGCTGGTGTTGGTATTCATATTTCAATTGGGTCAATATATGCTTGGAGTGTTTTTACGAATCCATTAATGAACGATTTACAATGGGGGTTAAGAGAAGTTTCGCTTACGTTTAGTATTGCGATTTTATTTCTTGGATTATCCGCTGCGTTTCTAGGTCACTTTGTGGAACGCTATGGACCACGAGTGTCAGGTACATTGTCTTCCTTTTTCTTTGGAATTGGAATTGCAGGAGCGGGGTTGGCTGTTCAAGTAGAGTCTTTGCTGTTGTTGTATTTATTTTATGGCGTAATAGCAGGAATTGGGTTAGGAGTAGGGTATATTACCCCAGTTTCTACACTTGTTAAATGGTTCCCAGACAGACGCGGGTTAGCTACAGGTCTTGCCATTATGGGTTTTGGTTTTGCATCAATGATTGCTAGTCCTATCATTGCAAGGCTAATTGAAGCAGTTGGCCTTTCTACAACCTTTTATATATTAGGGGCCACATACTTTGTTGTTATCTTTAGTTCTGCTCAATACTTAGCACCACCTCCAAAAGGCTGGTTACCTGCAGGATTTAAAGAAGCAATGCAAGCGAATACGAAGAAAAAAGCGGATTTATCTCAATTAACAGCAAACGAAGCCATTAAAACAAAACGCTTTTGGATGCTATGGGTCATGCTCTTTATTAACATCACATGTGGAATTGCGCTTTTATCGGTAGCTTCACCGATGGCGCAAGAAATAGCGGGTATGACAGCGGTAGCCGCTGCAACGATGGTTGGTTTAATAGGAGTGTTTAACGGACTCGGCCGCCTTGGATGGGCGACACTGTCTGATTATATTGGCAGACCAAATACGTATACAGCTTTCTTTGCGATACAAATGGTCCTGTTTTTTATCTTACCTAACATGACACATTTTCTTCTCTTCCAGCTTGTCATATTTGTTATAATCACTTGTTATGGAGGAGGATTTTCGTCCATTCCAGCGTATATTGGTGATTTATTCGGAACAAAGCAGTTAGGTGCAATTCATGGATACATGCTAACGGCATGGGCAGCAGCTGGTTTAATTGGTCCTATCTTCTCTGCATGGGTACGTGAGACAACAGGAAGTTATCAAGGAACTCTCGTCATATTTGCAAGCTTGTTTGCAATCGCCTTCCTTGTGTCCATTTGGATTCGTTATGAAATTAAAAATTTACAAAAGCAAAATCAAGATAAAGAAACTAACCTTGAGTTAAAAGTAGCTAAATAA
- the pdxA gene encoding 4-hydroxythreonine-4-phosphate dehydrogenase PdxA, protein MTNKPIIAIPMGDPAGIGPEITVSALSKEKVFSAGKPIVIGNSTILKQAAEIMGITVSINEVTSVDEAKFEFGSIDVLSLDNIDMSSFTFGEVQAQCGQAAFEYITKAVALANEGIADVIATTPINKESLQAAKVPHIGHTEMLADMTNTKDPLTMFQVRNMRIFFLTRHLSLKDAIAAMTKERVHDYLKRCDAALLQLGVTTRKFAVAGLNPHSGENGLFGREEVDEIKPGIELAIQDGIDAVGPVPADSVFHQALQGKYDAVLSLYHDQGHIAAKMTDFEKTISITNGLPFLRTSVDHGTAFDIAGKGIASSVSMEECIKVSAEYAPHFVTKK, encoded by the coding sequence ATGACAAATAAACCTATCATCGCTATTCCAATGGGAGACCCCGCTGGAATCGGACCAGAAATTACAGTTTCAGCCCTATCAAAAGAGAAAGTGTTCTCTGCAGGTAAGCCTATTGTGATAGGAAACAGTACAATTTTAAAACAAGCTGCAGAAATAATGGGAATCACTGTTTCCATCAATGAAGTCACATCCGTTGATGAAGCTAAATTTGAGTTTGGTTCAATTGACGTGCTCTCGCTTGATAATATCGATATGAGTTCTTTCACGTTTGGTGAGGTTCAGGCTCAATGTGGTCAAGCTGCGTTTGAATACATTACAAAAGCTGTTGCACTTGCAAATGAAGGCATAGCCGATGTGATTGCAACGACCCCTATCAACAAAGAGTCATTACAAGCTGCTAAAGTTCCTCACATTGGTCACACTGAGATGCTTGCCGATATGACAAACACAAAAGACCCGCTTACCATGTTTCAAGTGAGAAACATGCGAATCTTTTTCTTAACCAGACATCTTTCATTAAAAGATGCAATTGCAGCGATGACAAAAGAACGTGTTCACGATTATTTAAAGCGTTGTGATGCCGCTCTTCTGCAATTAGGGGTAACGACACGTAAATTCGCGGTTGCTGGACTTAATCCTCATAGCGGAGAAAACGGATTATTTGGACGTGAAGAAGTAGATGAAATTAAACCTGGCATTGAATTAGCTATTCAAGATGGCATTGATGCCGTTGGACCTGTTCCAGCAGATTCTGTGTTTCATCAAGCATTACAAGGAAAATACGATGCGGTCCTTTCGCTCTATCATGACCAAGGCCATATCGCGGCAAAAATGACAGACTTTGAAAAAACCATTTCAATTACGAACGGCCTTCCGTTTTTACGTACATCCGTTGACCACGGTACAGCTTTTGATATTGCCGGAAAAGGAATTGCAAGCTCGGTTAGTATGGAGGAATGCATTAAAGTATCCGCCGAATACGCTCCGCACTTTGTGACAAAAAAGTGA
- a CDS encoding four-carbon acid sugar kinase family protein: MKIAIIADDLTGGNGTGVKLGEEGFTPATVIFGAPFPTDEKYNALVIDTDSRYCSSSESAVRVSQAVTSAKQWGASLYTKRIDSTFRGNIGVELETILGQLGSKSIAFVVPAFPDSGRTMVNGVLYVHGVPLHKTDVAKDPVQPIIESHIPSLLQQQTKHPVTFIDIQCKTFKTDIAKGLQAHSRIFVCDAQTNSDIELIAQAMASLPTDHVISVDPGPLTMAFAKAKRNESTPPSRVLVAIGSATAATTKQLQYLMEQTKIEPIYVNPAQLASFTSSWEIEIDRVTTHIKDKLDQSLLIITTQLPGHTLLNLKEIAETEGVTEKDLAKRITDGLAVICHQLLNNKTLQIKGCFSSGGDVTASLCTISLANGIELQGEVMPLAAYGTLIGGHFDNLPIVTKGGLVGDDTAIYQCVKYLQNKLLKGESL; this comes from the coding sequence ATGAAAATTGCTATCATAGCAGATGATTTAACAGGAGGGAATGGAACAGGTGTTAAATTAGGGGAAGAAGGCTTTACCCCTGCCACCGTCATATTTGGTGCACCATTTCCAACAGATGAAAAATATAATGCACTTGTTATCGATACAGATAGTCGCTACTGTTCTAGTTCCGAGTCTGCAGTTAGAGTTTCTCAAGCCGTGACTTCTGCAAAACAGTGGGGAGCATCTTTATACACGAAGCGTATCGATAGTACGTTCAGAGGAAACATTGGTGTTGAACTAGAGACAATCCTTGGTCAGTTAGGAAGTAAATCAATCGCTTTTGTCGTTCCAGCATTTCCTGACTCCGGACGGACAATGGTTAATGGAGTTTTATACGTACATGGGGTTCCCCTACATAAAACAGATGTTGCAAAAGACCCGGTTCAACCTATAATTGAATCTCATATTCCATCATTGCTTCAACAACAAACCAAGCACCCTGTCACATTTATTGATATTCAATGTAAAACGTTTAAAACAGACATTGCAAAAGGTCTACAAGCACATTCACGGATATTTGTTTGTGATGCACAAACGAACTCTGACATTGAATTAATTGCTCAAGCAATGGCAAGTTTACCGACCGATCACGTTATCTCGGTTGACCCTGGACCATTAACTATGGCCTTTGCCAAAGCAAAAAGGAATGAATCAACTCCTCCTTCACGTGTTTTGGTTGCGATTGGTAGTGCGACTGCTGCGACAACTAAACAACTTCAGTATCTGATGGAACAAACCAAAATTGAACCTATTTATGTAAATCCTGCTCAACTCGCTAGCTTTACCTCTTCGTGGGAAATAGAAATCGATAGAGTCACCACCCATATAAAGGATAAGCTTGACCAATCACTTTTGATTATTACAACCCAATTGCCGGGTCATACGCTTCTTAATTTAAAAGAGATTGCAGAAACAGAAGGCGTTACAGAGAAGGATCTTGCAAAACGGATTACCGATGGCCTTGCTGTGATTTGTCACCAATTACTCAATAATAAAACCTTACAGATTAAGGGCTGTTTCTCAAGCGGAGGTGATGTGACAGCATCTCTTTGTACCATTAGTTTAGCAAACGGCATTGAGTTACAAGGAGAAGTCATGCCACTTGCGGCATATGGTACATTGATAGGTGGACATTTTGACAACTTGCCTATCGTAACAAAAGGTGGTTTAGTAGGAGACGACACAGCTATCTATCAATGCGTAAAGTATTTACAAAATAAATTACTTAAAGGAGAATCATTATGA
- a CDS encoding DeoR/GlpR family DNA-binding transcription regulator, whose protein sequence is MRKETRRQLIESYLLEHGKVEIDELVPILNVSQMTLRRDLMELEKEHKLIRTHGGAVPINGLIHETPYANKESQHIHQKRAIAKKAAAIVKEGNTIILDSGTTSLELARLLKTKENVTVITNDVFIAVELVTSKNHVIVTGGEVQAQIGAMLGPHTESILRDVNVDLFFLGAHAVHQSAGITAPTLEKAKVKKMMINAAKETWLISDSSKFGKKAFASVCSLTDLHGIITDEHHMTDNLHLYHENILTT, encoded by the coding sequence ATGAGAAAGGAAACGAGGAGACAACTGATAGAATCCTATCTTTTAGAACATGGAAAAGTTGAAATTGATGAGCTTGTACCCATATTAAACGTCTCTCAAATGACACTTCGTCGTGATTTAATGGAACTTGAAAAAGAACATAAATTAATCAGAACACACGGAGGAGCAGTTCCAATCAATGGTCTCATCCACGAAACGCCATATGCCAACAAAGAAAGTCAACATATACATCAAAAGAGAGCCATCGCAAAAAAAGCAGCTGCTATTGTTAAAGAAGGCAACACGATTATACTTGATTCAGGTACAACTTCACTTGAGTTGGCAAGATTACTTAAGACAAAAGAAAATGTAACGGTCATTACGAATGATGTTTTCATTGCCGTCGAACTCGTAACAAGTAAAAATCATGTCATTGTCACAGGTGGCGAAGTCCAAGCTCAGATTGGTGCGATGCTAGGACCCCATACCGAATCAATCTTAAGAGATGTCAATGTAGACTTATTTTTTCTTGGTGCTCATGCTGTACACCAATCTGCTGGTATTACTGCTCCTACGTTAGAAAAGGCCAAAGTGAAAAAGATGATGATCAACGCAGCAAAAGAAACATGGCTTATATCCGACTCAAGTAAGTTTGGCAAAAAAGCTTTTGCATCAGTTTGTTCACTTACAGACCTACATGGAATCATAACAGATGAGCACCATATGACCGACAACCTACACCTCTATCATGAAAATATATTGACCACATAA
- a CDS encoding extracellular solute-binding protein: MNMDKLKKYLVAGIGTLLIGALAACGGEETSSESTDDSSSNGDTSSEEVVDLTFWASSNPDRADFQLTMARVEQFNEEHPNINLKIETTAHADYRTRLNTQAAGGQLPDIFQVWPGAELKPLVDGGAVQSLNPIKGNWTDNGLLDEEVFNDFTFEGESYAIPSVQNPTSFVFYDKDMLASVGFDSFPDTYEGLLELIEALKGDDITPIALGNSAPWVLQSVYISTIADRFTGPDFLEGVANGERKFTDPDFVQGLEVIEELYQVGAFNEDLNTIDSNQMIEYFIQGRAAMVLDGNWGVINILTNMPEDKNVGIGIFPLGDTNSVSTVAGNAWALNSDLEGAELEAAHTFMKWMFDVEFYEGLISVGRVVAGNVDMPEDADHDQLFLDMLELSNEAPPAPVYDATIPQAVNNVLQNELQAITIGRSTPEEAAANIQRAVENQ; the protein is encoded by the coding sequence ATGAATATGGATAAACTGAAAAAGTATTTAGTTGCTGGTATTGGAACTCTACTTATCGGAGCATTAGCTGCGTGTGGTGGGGAAGAGACTAGTAGTGAAAGTACAGATGACTCAAGTAGTAATGGGGATACTAGTTCAGAAGAGGTAGTAGATTTAACATTTTGGGCATCATCTAATCCAGACCGTGCTGATTTTCAATTAACGATGGCACGTGTAGAGCAATTCAACGAAGAACACCCAAATATCAACTTAAAAATTGAAACAACAGCTCATGCTGATTATAGAACGAGATTAAATACACAAGCAGCTGGTGGTCAACTTCCTGATATATTCCAAGTGTGGCCAGGTGCTGAATTAAAGCCTTTAGTTGACGGTGGAGCCGTACAGTCATTAAATCCGATTAAAGGAAATTGGACTGATAATGGGTTACTAGATGAAGAAGTGTTTAATGACTTTACTTTTGAAGGTGAAAGTTATGCAATTCCTTCTGTCCAAAACCCAACTAGCTTTGTATTCTATGATAAAGATATGCTTGCTAGCGTCGGGTTTGATAGCTTTCCAGATACGTATGAAGGCTTGCTTGAGTTAATTGAAGCGCTAAAAGGTGATGACATTACACCGATTGCTTTAGGGAACTCAGCGCCATGGGTTTTACAATCTGTTTATATCTCTACAATTGCTGACCGTTTCACAGGCCCCGACTTCCTTGAAGGAGTTGCCAATGGAGAAAGAAAGTTTACAGACCCTGATTTTGTTCAAGGGCTTGAAGTAATTGAAGAGTTATATCAAGTAGGAGCTTTTAACGAAGACTTAAATACAATTGATAGCAACCAAATGATTGAATACTTCATCCAAGGAAGAGCCGCAATGGTTCTTGATGGGAACTGGGGTGTAATTAACATCTTAACGAATATGCCAGAAGATAAAAACGTAGGAATTGGAATCTTCCCATTAGGCGATACAAATAGTGTTTCTACAGTTGCAGGGAATGCATGGGCATTGAATTCAGACCTTGAGGGTGCTGAACTAGAAGCAGCACATACATTCATGAAATGGATGTTTGATGTTGAGTTTTATGAAGGATTAATTAGTGTAGGACGCGTTGTTGCAGGGAATGTTGACATGCCTGAGGATGCTGACCATGACCAGCTTTTCTTGGATATGTTAGAGTTATCAAACGAAGCACCTCCAGCTCCAGTTTATGATGCGACCATTCCACAAGCCGTAAACAATGTATTACAAAATGAACTTCAAGCGATAACGATTGGACGTTCCACTCCTGAAGAAGCGGCAGCAAACATTCAAAGAGCGGTAGAAAATCAATAG
- a CDS encoding cache domain-containing sensor histidine kinase, translating into MMRKWFSFNNWSLKWKSTMIFLMLVMLPTITIGYMIFYQSNEILKRQVLDTTHRHLNNMESNVLSVINDLEDISGYIIYSDEFRKYMTLSPDDEDYDDIHRLQNNIKGFFTFHLTNKNYFNSVRIEGVNGVVLELGEPVGGDEKRWESLAREQKGKVVWSDPYPLTRRLFTTEEKNVISLFRVINDLYDIRQPVGEIKLRLNERELYEYVTDRFLEKEHETFLVRENGVVMLHRDSRLVGLTYPDDDFMDQIRHSTEEVMSYTYQGEEYFAVKRFIYNRGIYLVSMVKEEYINGELASIRTTMRIMMVLSVFMVLLAVVGFLFTIVKPVIELTRETKRLEYGDFTAHVKVRSNDEIGKLGLRFNKMVKQIQRLIDTKYKLEIQNKESELKALQSQINPHFLYNTLDMIRWTARIEKANETGKSIEDLSRLFRIGLSQGKLWIPLKDEMKYVYSYLELQKKRLAGKLHFYIVMESGLENALVTKLILQPLAENSIEHGFKARAETNRIYIRAYRYERGICIDVIDNGMGLDVEKVNNSLMESGSNDNGFALKNIHGRLETAFGKEFGIQALNGPDEKGAFIRVRLPLIKDELVLRRMVKREDSDDN; encoded by the coding sequence ATGATGAGAAAATGGTTCTCTTTTAACAACTGGAGTTTGAAATGGAAGTCTACGATGATTTTTTTAATGTTGGTCATGCTTCCGACCATTACGATTGGTTATATGATTTTTTATCAGTCAAATGAAATTCTGAAACGTCAAGTTCTAGATACGACTCACCGTCACTTAAATAACATGGAGTCTAATGTGTTATCAGTCATTAATGACTTAGAGGATATATCAGGATATATCATTTATAGTGATGAATTCCGAAAGTATATGACTCTATCACCAGATGATGAAGATTATGATGATATCCATCGACTACAAAATAACATAAAAGGATTTTTCACATTTCATTTGACGAATAAAAATTATTTTAACTCTGTTCGGATTGAAGGTGTCAATGGGGTTGTGCTTGAGTTAGGAGAGCCTGTTGGTGGAGATGAAAAAAGGTGGGAAAGTCTTGCCAGAGAGCAAAAGGGAAAGGTCGTTTGGAGTGATCCCTATCCTTTGACGAGACGTTTATTTACAACAGAAGAAAAAAATGTCATTTCCTTGTTTCGAGTTATAAATGATTTATACGATATCAGGCAACCAGTGGGTGAAATAAAGCTACGATTAAATGAAAGAGAACTGTATGAGTACGTAACGGATCGCTTTTTAGAAAAAGAACATGAGACTTTCCTTGTCCGAGAAAATGGGGTAGTGATGCTTCATCGGGATTCCCGCCTTGTAGGATTAACATACCCTGACGATGACTTTATGGACCAAATCAGACATTCAACTGAGGAAGTAATGTCTTATACATATCAAGGAGAGGAATATTTCGCAGTAAAACGGTTTATCTACAACCGTGGTATTTATTTAGTATCTATGGTGAAAGAAGAATATATTAACGGGGAGTTAGCTAGTATTCGTACAACCATGCGGATCATGATGGTCCTTAGTGTATTTATGGTTCTTTTAGCTGTAGTTGGATTTCTTTTTACTATTGTAAAACCTGTCATTGAATTGACAAGGGAAACGAAGCGGCTAGAATATGGGGACTTCACGGCCCATGTAAAAGTAAGGTCAAATGATGAGATTGGTAAACTTGGCTTACGTTTTAATAAAATGGTAAAACAAATCCAACGTTTAATTGATACGAAATATAAATTAGAAATTCAGAATAAGGAATCTGAATTAAAAGCGCTGCAGAGTCAAATCAATCCGCATTTTCTCTATAATACGTTAGATATGATTCGTTGGACAGCACGAATCGAAAAGGCGAATGAAACAGGAAAGAGTATTGAAGATTTATCAAGATTATTTCGGATTGGACTTAGTCAAGGAAAGCTTTGGATTCCTCTTAAGGATGAAATGAAATATGTGTACAGTTACTTAGAGTTACAGAAAAAGAGATTAGCAGGTAAACTACATTTTTATATTGTAATGGAATCAGGATTGGAAAATGCATTAGTGACGAAGTTGATTCTTCAACCATTAGCAGAAAACAGCATTGAGCACGGGTTTAAAGCAAGAGCAGAAACCAACCGAATTTATATTCGAGCTTATCGTTATGAGCGCGGGATTTGTATTGATGTGATTGATAATGGAATGGGCTTAGACGTAGAAAAAGTGAACAATAGTTTGATGGAAAGCGGTTCAAATGACAATGGCTTTGCATTGAAAAACATTCATGGACGATTAGAGACGGCATTTGGAAAAGAGTTTGGAATACAAGCATTGAATGGACCAGATGAGAAAGGCGCTTTCATTCGAGTTCGTTTGCCATTAATTAAGGATGAATTGGTGTTACGACGAATGGTAAAAAGGGAGGATTCAGATGACAATTAG
- a CDS encoding response regulator transcription factor, which produces MTIRMLIVDDEPVICQGLASTLPWSTLEIEVVGTAYDGKQALQMMESEQIDLILTDVCMPEIDGIGLTKQVTSLYPQTKIIMISGHDEFQYARQALRLGVEDYLLKPVDIDELLELVKRVSTDIVLQKKQDNLLKEDILSQAVLHFLFKAPIYIEQEKINDIISTNFRVIVSSIFEFHQLESMYTDEEIEIVKEEWKTRIGLGLAEANVRFFSIFGHKNELITVCYSDDSRNLAEALIRIVCEGLSDWKHPLQLRVSNIHSQLDEIVAVYQEVTEVMVKGYKQSVLFTSERMVEQQKISYPKEQELKLREAILNQNKGEVIVIVTDLFHDFQTKGLDLSQVLHITRELVVIIKNRLQEMMSAKALQDVKLNIQEKIDLKVYNTHKSIEQLVGSDLLAIMKAIEKKDNNHWIIENAQKYIRENFQKDIKASEVAEHHFITPNYFSMLFKQETGQSFSEYLNRLRIEKAADLLSRTSNKVFEISEYVGYKEYKYFVQIFKKHMGVTPTQYRRLNTTKIK; this is translated from the coding sequence ATGACAATTAGAATGCTAATCGTAGATGATGAACCAGTAATTTGCCAAGGTCTTGCTTCTACTTTGCCATGGAGTACTTTAGAGATTGAAGTGGTTGGTACAGCTTATGATGGAAAACAGGCTTTGCAAATGATGGAGAGCGAACAAATAGACTTGATTCTCACCGATGTGTGCATGCCAGAAATCGATGGGATAGGTCTTACAAAACAGGTGACCTCACTCTACCCACAGACAAAAATTATTATGATAAGTGGACATGATGAGTTTCAATATGCGAGACAAGCGCTTCGATTAGGAGTTGAAGATTATCTTTTAAAGCCGGTAGATATTGATGAACTGTTGGAGTTAGTGAAAAGGGTAAGTACCGATATCGTGTTACAAAAGAAACAAGATAACTTGTTAAAAGAAGATATCCTATCACAAGCCGTATTGCATTTTCTTTTTAAAGCACCAATTTATATCGAGCAAGAGAAAATAAACGATATCATCTCAACCAATTTCCGAGTTATTGTTAGCTCTATTTTTGAGTTTCATCAACTTGAGTCGATGTATACAGATGAGGAAATTGAAATCGTAAAAGAAGAGTGGAAAACTAGGATAGGACTTGGTTTAGCAGAGGCAAACGTTAGATTTTTCTCTATTTTCGGACATAAAAATGAACTCATTACGGTTTGTTATAGTGACGATTCTAGGAATCTAGCAGAAGCGTTAATTCGAATAGTGTGCGAGGGACTAAGTGACTGGAAGCATCCATTACAACTAAGAGTGTCTAACATTCATTCACAATTAGATGAAATTGTAGCTGTTTATCAAGAAGTAACTGAAGTAATGGTAAAAGGTTATAAGCAATCTGTGTTATTTACAAGCGAACGTATGGTTGAACAACAAAAAATCTCTTATCCAAAAGAGCAAGAATTAAAATTGAGAGAAGCCATATTAAATCAAAACAAAGGCGAAGTCATAGTCATTGTTACAGATTTATTTCATGATTTTCAAACAAAGGGGCTAGATTTAAGTCAAGTACTACATATAACAAGAGAACTTGTCGTTATTATAAAAAATCGATTGCAGGAAATGATGTCTGCAAAAGCACTACAGGATGTTAAATTGAACATCCAAGAGAAAATTGATTTGAAAGTATACAACACACATAAGTCTATCGAGCAGTTAGTAGGTTCAGATCTTTTAGCAATCATGAAGGCGATTGAAAAGAAAGATAATAACCACTGGATTATTGAGAATGCTCAAAAATACATCAGAGAAAATTTCCAAAAAGATATTAAAGCCTCGGAAGTAGCAGAACATCACTTTATCACTCCAAACTATTTCAGCATGTTATTTAAACAAGAGACGGGACAGAGCTTTTCCGAATATCTAAACCGTTTACGAATTGAAAAAGCAGCGGATTTGTTAAGTCGTACATCGAATAAAGTTTTTGAGATTTCAGAGTATGTAGGCTATAAGGAATATAAATACTTTGTACAAATCTTTAAGAAACATATGGGCGTGACCCCAACCCAATATCGCCGATTAAATACAACTAAGATTAAGTAG